In Bombus affinis isolate iyBomAffi1 unplaced genomic scaffold, iyBomAffi1.2 ctg00000078.1, whole genome shotgun sequence, the genomic stretch ttttacggtaataaacacagaagattatttgatgaaaactggcaatggcctaacttacaccactatgattctcaaccctgttttccaaattgtgttatataatattttatgaaatgttggtgccatacaggatgaaacgatcttaggcgaatcaaacatcttattttcccttacgccattcaaattataaaatatgcaaactttttaacatttaactccgctgtctcattatgtcgattccgtcaactgtacgtatgctgatgaacagtagttaattgtcggtttcacgatgggatttcgaagaggaaattggataacggataggtgaggggttctgaagtaggataagaacgtaattgtaactcgacttttgatgatttattgcctagctagcgggatcgagagcgtgactggtgatgtaagatactgaggaaagttaattaaacttagcttcattacgtagagtaaataagatgtttgattgcagtagaaattgtcacatatttgataaatgttagatttctatatataagaaaaatgtataaaagatatataagagtataagactatttctaagaaaggtaaattatgggtttttcatcaaatgtttgaatcaactttgttaaagcattccctaatttaaccatttagacgttaactatcgagaaaccggtccagtgtgtcgtatatctcatcatttacataggaacaaaatctccacgttcaggctgtacagttaattgaaattaaaggcaaacactgtaactctggcacaactgtccttattttcgcaactaattaccatttgtcccatttcattaaaactttttaacagccggtaaataaatcgatggaatttcctcggttcaatttatgagtgatgaaaatcaaaattacttaaaagtaccattcctcgatatctccaaaaacatgtcatttctaaccgtataataatctataagcagagaaatgtcaatgaaaatttaagacgaaaaagaggtaaatttacctgaattccagagcgcggccggctttcaaatgtcgttgactgtttagagttaccacgcttactacggtccgtgaactacggcttcccggtttaccccggcttcgtatctgcataccgtgtgctgttgtcgccgctaaaacacgctcacccctctactcgcggacttaactactgttctcaattggtcgctgtttttaactgtagttcttgttccgaaagataggtaaatggcttcctctatgatctacgagccaacacaatcaaagatgatcgtttaaagtagcttataggaacaggcagactacgggcacatttacgctccgatcgtgtgtagaacgctaaaaggtagaattctgaaaactgtagaacaaacgagcgatagtattgctaaaaggacaagttaagagtacataaatatgtagtaagaggaaagaaaagatcttcaactgacaaacaagtaattgtgtctatcatcatttcctcaatgcggttaaggatagttatatacatttatacattacattctaagagttacagttgcatgaaacaaaggagaaagtgatgggagcaacttacctgctcatttatcctctgcacgttcggagatgcgcattaacattatcataatcgctcagttgaattatgcttgtattagtatgttttatcttcttcgttaatacataagaagtacttcaatatcgaaataatctgtgaaatctaagttatatataaatatatatactttcaatgtgattatcaatagtttagtttatttaattcaacatatgtatattttcatgaaaacaaaagtacgtcaaattttaacgagcaatagctttcgttttacatctctatacggtaatttgcaggatgcaaaaagaaaaatagagagtctgatctgaaaatagaatgatcttgaataaattgtaaaggacataatagcgctgtcatgcgctatggtgcataaactagggtagaattaaaagcgtagtagaatgtagatcgttaacaaataaaaattaatctaggtgttattaaagaaatttgtttcaccttttaaactttttgatgattggtttactttgaatattttgcatatttttgcatatcatgagcattttgtacatttccatacattcaaattttctatgaatataaaatgatccgcactctacttcatagtatactctatacgtttaaaatgctccattagaagcttaaatctatcaaaatacagctcctaaggaaatgtgaacttgcacatgaacacataatatggattttctgattgaaacgtatagacaggtatatactagcataagccaccttcggcatttgactgcatggtgcagcactactctctctgggatatcctagccactttcggcatttggccgtatggtgcagcactagctctgtaacatagaaaaccataggcgtcagttcttcttatttcctctctcatatatgtttactttaatgtcacttattcaggcgcttgatatattgtcggaatgaaattttagtaatgtgcaagtaattgtgagtagattaataaagtataataagatattagattcatgtacatagtttcaagtgacatcaatctttatgtctagtatatacatgtgtattgatctataagtcagtgttaaaataacaaacaaatggcagaagaaggaaagaagatttccttcggttttgcaaaatctattaagaaatctattaagaaaaaatgctattccacaagaaaaaaagaaagttgattacatagaatgccttgatgagaaaggtattaaagtaatagggtgagttcaaaaagtaaaatttataatcaagaaacatataacctcaacctaacctataaaaatcaccaatagcggaatatatatatttgaaaacaatttttttatttcagtgaggaagaaaaaaaggatgaacctctaattattccattactaggttcaaaaacctggcatgatagaattcttaataaaatagatgcagacattttccttccgaaggcagataaggaaaaggtaggagacgctagtgttaacgaggcaaaatcaaagctatctaatggaaaagcatcgccaataatatcaataaagaaagagccagttgaagatagtgaaaataaagttgttactttagaagagcaagcggcggaagaaatcattgaggaacttaagtcaaagaatgaacatgaaactaaaacaaatgatttaactttacctttagtagaagatgaatcattaagaggcaaagaacaggtacgttatcaacatattgatgtgcaatgcacagatgtattacatttgcatattataaatattgttttttatttttcagtctacgttagaaggttatgaaaaaattcctattgatgcttttggtgtagcaatgttacagggaatgggatggcaaccaggaaagggaattggttgaaatgaaaagtatgaattttactctagattaaattaattatatgtgtttaatacatcacttattggaaagtaaacagagaacatcattttttatttcacaatcgtttattctaactattacagattagtagcagctgtcataccagaattacgaccaaaaggtatgaaaCTACAGATaccaaaaatacagattccaaaaaagaagaggaagaagttaaaatcgagaaaggaacatttgtgaaaattatagctggaaaacaaagtaataattatggtcaaatagaaggattcgatgatgatgcaggaaggctcataataaaactagctcttggtggaaatataatatctgtaaatgaatttattgtacagccagtgactaaatcagaatattctaagaactcaaaagttctaagttagtatgaagtgttagtttttcattaagggacttttaagaaaataaatttgaattgacatatacatataaagacataatcaggcatgtagaaaaactaaatCAAGAgttcctgtaagtgtgttgttgcatgcaattttttaaaggtcccttctaatttgatataaaatatgataactgtagatcggtccgtcgtgtccagtagttgggtgactagtgggttgtggtggttgttgactcttgtgttatatctgcttctggacttgtgtatttcatctttgactgtaggtatcttgaggtcacggtggattgtttcgttggtaacataccagggtgcatttgatagggatcttagcgttttcgattggaagcgttggagtatttcaatgttggaattacttgctgttccccatagttggattccgtaggtccagacaggttttattacggccttgtagaggattattttgttctgtatgtttagtttggagcgtcggcccgtgaaccaatagaattttcttaatttttcctttagttgctttgttttttctgagatatgttttttccaagttagcctcctgtccagggtcatgcccaggtatcttacggagtccttgcttgggattattgtgttgttaatggtgacctgggggcaggtttgttttcggagcgtgaaggttacatgagaggattttttttcgtttattttgaaaccccatttttggaaccacttttccatggagtcgagacttcgctggagagtggatgaggcaattgccgggtctgcgtgggtagctaatagtgctgcgtcgtcggcaaatgttgctattgttacctcgtttgatatagataagtcggcagtgtagatggagaacagtaggagtccgaggacactaccttggggtatgccggattctattgggaatgttgcggaagtggcgcctagacatttaactatgaattgtctgttggttaggtaggattttaagatggagtagtatggatggggtaggatctttttgagcttgtagagtagccctttatgccatactttgtgtgttatgcctgttggatgtctaggaataccgctgagcagtattttttcttttcaagggtttggctgatcatgtgggttatgcggtggatttgctctactgttgagtgttgttttcggaagccgaattggtggtctgggagcgttttcaattcttctaggagtggaaggagacgattcgtgagcatcctctcgaatagtttagacagggtaggtaaaagactgattgggcgataggagctggtttcatatattggtttaccgggtttagggatgagggtgatcagtgagattttccaagccttgggaaagtgttgaaggcggaggatagcgttaaagattgatgcgatgagtgcaatcccttttatcggaagttccttgattgctttatttcctattaggtcgtgacctgctgctttcttggggtttaggcgactgattgcttctatgatctctaaagaagtgaagggttcaataggaggggcatttggaagggagtgtgcagatattcggtaacgtccgctgcagctatggaggaatggagttggaatacttcagtcaagtgtttggcaaataggttggctttttctatagggctacgcgcccatccaccctgcggacggcggattggaggtattatttgtgggaggcgcgtgagtttcctggaggccttccatagtgagtagttggagtcggctgtgggggacaagctggcgagatatttgtgaaaacggtcattattgtagttttttatagtttaggatagttttctagttgcgttgtttagtttgcgtttgtcctccggtgttctatgggtctgccatatgcttcttagtctacgtttttctgctattttttttaatatgtactgggggtattcgtgattgctgatggacgtttttgccggtgtggagaagcggatagcgtttattatgctcgtgttttggtattccgtggctgcttcgatttcttcattggtttttagtgaagttgaggctgaagttgtgtgtgtaaagacttctctaaagagctgccagttggtgtgttggttatgtatggagccattacgtgtattctcgatgatagttgaactgactgttactatcacgggggaatgatcagaggagagatcagccgaggaattgatttggacgtgtcttgacgagatatttttagttatgaggaaatcaaggagatcgggtattttgtttgtgtcggtgggccagtgtgtgggttcgtatgtggtaaggtagttgagcttgttggttattatgctgttgaggaggtttttgcctcttactgtaaccagtctgctgccccattgggtgtgtttggcgttgtagtctcctccagctatgaatctattgcccagggtgtccaggaagtcgccaaagtcttctttggcgatggagtgtcttggagggcagtatacagctgaagtggtgattgtaccatgacagtcttcaagaccatgcttggaggtagtctttctggaatggtggaagttcgtagtgcttaatgtttgatttgattatgattccggtgccgccgtgggcctttccgctggggtgttgggtatggtagaacttgtatccgtttatgttcaggtagtttttgtcggtgaagtgggtttcagttatgagcattatgtcgatttgctggtgttttaggaagagttctagttcaagtttgcgttgcgttagaccgttggcattccacagagctgtgcgtcttggttttattttgcgccggggcgtattaatttatccgatgtggatacaccgtttttttgttgtttttagatacaagtgacgaaaaattatgaaatgatattttaaatttaaactgatttcattcattgatttattgtagcgacaatggtaacttgtttaaataaagattttataaataaaatatttaaggtctaaaataataaattaacacatgtgaaaacattaaagctgttatccttattcatggtcttgttggaacgtgtttaacgagcgtaacgtaggcgtgaaaacgaaaacgttgagactcttgtggcgtaaaaagactgaattcctcataaaaatgcaagaaacgagaggaaacgtgcacatagtttattctcgaccttggatacataaaaccaaaaagaaaaaaaaaggaaaaagaaaaaggaacaaaaatttttattggttatttaccgaaactcattgtatcatttttattactctatataaaacgtagaatcatatactgacgaatgttatttcgaatttctaacttcagaacgataattacatatttgaaatttccaataagtggtagtagcattaaaaatatggaatattcaacgagatgaaatataggtaaggtatttaaaagaaaaaagattgaaccgttcgatgtaaaacgatgaaattaaatgattggatttgaaaacttgattcggtttaataattcgatgaaaaaagtattcatcctatgaaaaaagaattcatgttcctgtcgatatatcaacgacgtgcgccgttacttcccactgctctgcaattcaaatgcaatactcgaatatacatggcgaaagaaatggaaattgagcaatttaagggaacgaattactctcacgtccacgtaacttcaaaatgtatcacgtgtccgtgtttgcgaaacgaaattcgtcgttgtccaactaacacgcttgcagatgctacgttcactttgttgcatatagggcttaaatatatgaacaaatagtactgcgcaagtgtcactagcgtaatttttaaagtgaattaatgcataatctcgtcatctacggttgaccatgattatggcagtgatcattgttatatacgaatcttcgtgcaatatatgtgaaaattcgtggttgtccaattaacacgcttgctgatgctacgttcactttgttgcgtatagggcttaaatatatgaacaaatagtactgcgcaagtgtcactagcgtaatctgaacgtgttaaagtgaatcaatacataacttcgtcatctatgtttgaccatgactacggtagtggtcattgatatatgtgaagcttcgtgaagtagatgtgaaaattcgtcgttgtccggttaacacgcttgcagatgctccgttcactttgttccatatagggctcaaatatgtgaacaaattgaatggagcaactgtcattagcgtaattttaacgcgttaaaataaattaatgtataatttcgtcatttacgtttgatctacgttttttcatctacgtcatctacggcacctacgcgaatcttattgattacgtctttggcagtgttcgttgctataaatgaaacttaatagttgttgaaaccgctcgaaagtcgtgttcctaaatcattcactcgtctcgtatcgtgttcatcaaatggaaaaggagattgtgttttaatgaaatcgcttgttactatcaatcttgctctcactcgcataggaaaag encodes the following:
- the LOC126927208 gene encoding uncharacterized protein LOC126927208, with translation MLDTTQVEEEKKDEPLIIPLLGSKTWHDRILNKIDADIFLPKADKEKVGDASVNEAKSKLSNGKASPIISIKKEPVEDSENKVVTLEEQAAEEIIEELKSKNEHETKTNDLTLPLVEDESLRGKEQSTLEGYEKIPIDAFGVAMLQGMGWQPGKGIG